A region from the Plasmodium chabaudi chabaudi strain AS genome assembly, chromosome: 2 genome encodes:
- a CDS encoding apicomplexan amino acid transporter ApiAT9, putative, with translation MEKYNKEEIKTEKPLKNRFIKEVDIVNFSLKKKYCLLILFCLYITTCVGIFFNWISLSDFFYHGNMYIDQCNGVSAKLNSKDGNDKPYSCEEQDKKVQALYPIIISSNFIMSAISGIFFDYFGPKITALIGHTFNIISWILIGLQKETNNTIIIGAIFLGLSCDSSYIPILNLIYLFPKNHTTYTVILGCCASLSFSIPIFFDLLSKEKDPEYFQYICFLYCFIILIPFFFIIAIFLPFKHINCPQPPLEIEKSNNTLQELEGYLVSEKKSNAICKHPSEDGNESEIYQTSQRSKIKSNEVLAKQKDTSINNIDRENKISRHISSKDSDKFGDSYLTPLDELVIKKRNSTISSEDIISLRGTKKENSKTYYNNISLRMSDKVVGVLDKPEENYQNGFGDEKKDNNSNPLEIQNIIIHIDSNKKWKKFKLSLKNLLNEIIGVFFSLKYISICYYFTIYNLSLVNYNECAKLFFKDYTDIQFILKIFGPLSILSCASFGFLINKFHIIVIIYFLLISSLFMYIFAIIKIKLFAYLSSFCYLIVTGCYTTQLYCYIQIMFPKCHFGKIAGTTSMISGLLSLLNIPIYNYFIVDLNKNNPDPFAYVVIALLISTFPPLFLTYRRHLNDEIRTLEG, from the coding sequence atggagaaatataataaagaagaaataaaaactgAAAAGCcgttaaaaaatagatttataaaagaagTCGATATAgtaaatttttctttaaaaaaaaaatattgcttgttaatattattttgcttatatataactaCATGTGttggaatattttttaattggaTTTCATTGtctgattttttttatcacgGAAATATGTACATAGACCAATGCAATGGAGTAAGTGCAAAATTAAATTCGAAAGATGGCAACGATAAACCATATAGTTGTGAAGAACAAGACAAAAAAGTTCAAGCACTATATCCTATTATTATAAGTTcgaattttattatgtcaGCTATATctggtatattttttgattattttggGCCCAAAATTACAGCATTAATTGGTCatacatttaatataatttcatGGATTTTAATAGGTTtacaaaaagaaacaaataatacaataataattggTGCAATATTTTTAGGTCTATCTTGTGATTCTTCATATATACCAATtcttaatttaatttatttatttccaaaAAATCATACAACATATACTGTAATATTAGGTTGTTGTGCTTCATTAAGTTTCAGTATacccatattttttgatttactATCTAAAGAAAAAGATCCAGAATATTTTCagtatatttgttttttatattgctttattatattaattccatttttttttattatagcTATTTTCCTTCCATTCAAGCATATAAATTGCCCCCAACCCCCACTCGAAATAGAGAAAAGTAATAATACACTTCAAGAGTTAGAAGGGTATTTAGTTTCAGAAAAGAAAAGTAATGCCATATGTAAACATCCAAGTGAAGATGGAAATGAAAGTGAAATTTATCAAACTAGCCAACgtagtaaaataaaaagtaatgAAGTACTAGCAAAACAAAAAGATACAAGCATCAATAATATTGATAGAGAGAACAAAATAAGTAGACATATATCTTCAAAAGACAGTGACAAATTTGGTGACTCATATTTAACACCCCTTGACGAATtggttattaaaaaaagaaattcaACAATATCATCGGAAGATATAATATCCTTAAGGGGGacaaaaaaggaaaatagtaaaacatattataataatatatcattaagAATGAGTGATAAAGTTGTAGGAGTATTAGACAAACCAGAAGAGAATTATCAAAATGGATTTggtgatgaaaaaaaagataataattcaaatcCATTAgaaattcaaaatataataattcatatagacagtaataaaaaatggaaaaaatttaaattaagtttaaaaaatttattaaatgaaataataggtgtatttttttccttaaaatatattagtatatgttattattttacaatatataatttatcattagttaattataatgaatgtgcaaaattattttttaaagattaTACAGatatacaatttatattaaaaatatttggtCCTTTATCTATATTGTCTTGTGCATCTTTTggatttttaataaataaatttcatataatagttataatatattttttattaataagtagtttatttatgtatatatttgcaataattaaaataaaattatttgcatATCTTAGTTCCTTTTGTTATTTAATAGTTACAGGATGTTATACTACCCAattatattgttatatacaaattatgtTTCCTAAATGTCATTTTGGAAAAATAGCAGGGACTACAAGTATGATTAGTGGTCTATTATCTTTACTTAATATAcctatttataattattttattgtcgatttaaataaaaataatcctGACCCCTTTGCATATGTTGTTATTGCTTTGTTAATATCAACCTTTCCACCTTTATTCCTTACATATCGAAGACATTTAAACGATGAAATACGAACTCTCGAAGGGTAA
- a CDS encoding cyclase-associated protein, putative, whose product MASHPSLNLKDNQWEVCNYKNEKIIKLEKVELNNSVNIYNCENTTFKIENPKFKSLQIQKCGKCNIVLNNLISSIEIIDCKKIKIQVLGKCSSISIDKCIGVEIYLSKENTESEFTTALSSEMNVHFEKDGEWQEITIPEQYQHTLCEGKLNTRVSDLYKY is encoded by the exons ATGGCTAGCCATCCAA gCTTAAATTTGAAGGATAACCAATGGGAAGTGTGCaattacaaaaatgaaaaaataataaaattagaaaaagtTGAACTTAACAATTCtgtaaacatatataattgtgaaaatacaacatttaaaattgaaaatccAAAATTCAAATCATTACAAATTCAAAAATGTGGAAAATGTAATAtcgttttaaataatttaatttcgTCTATTGAAATAATagattgtaaaaaaataaaaattcaagtTTTAGGAAAATGTTCATCAATCTCTATAGATAAATGTATAGGagttgaaatatatttatcaaagGAAAATACCGAGTCCGAATTTACTACTGCCTTATCTTCTGAAATGAATGTTCATTTTGAAAAAGACGGAGAATGGCAAGAGATTACAATCCCAGAACAATATCAACATACCTTATGTGAAGGTAAATTAAACACAAGGGTTTcagatttatataaatattaa
- a CDS encoding heptatricopeptide repeat and RAP domain-containing protein, putative, with the protein MRFLKNVVSKCEVGNVLNKSHIKPNQKLSKVREICNIAQNSKTNFQIYNNFGVFFQRNVATNVLEKKNDFSVEEQMSNDEVIRFFEDNKNMNIDKLYNLIKNISRQKIDERRKIVENEKFFNILEEIENRINIMNTRYLCNFSLRLVSISINNEEIKKLLTKISEHLLKKVNVSPRDLVGTCYALSLCNNMNEYFFEHIKKETIANIDAYTPTLLTQLLESMRLSQNLDVELTNLIVEKMCEEIDRFTTKDVTLALKTLSMAGIPRGFLIRRLCNLVFDNISHFHYSALVNIIYNLTKLKFTTANHIDVIYKNVEEHLYNCNVNTLSELLYTFYMNDINDENKIKKIFENINYNNFNTAKTAVIIDFIHAATYYNSYIEKEKLLNLIDILFKRNVPKSLTLIAKIREPIYFLSENSTFKYDINNISPSWLNAMNDFLRIDHEKLQALKTFHEVQNVLNSVAPNFKLNFVPLQITNSYSVDFIENEKKIIIDLDTIVRHTSFQIKHKYFEDLGYKTAKIHFWKWRKCRSEKEQQNYLCDILYSVTDQKKNAEDTGEN; encoded by the coding sequence atgaggtttttaaaaaatgttgtaaGCAAATGTGAAGTTGGAAATGTGTTGAATAAGAGTCATATAAAGCCAAATCAGAAATTATCGAAAGTAAGggaaatatgtaatatagcACAGAATAGTAAAACAAACTTTCAAATTTACAATAATTTtggtgttttttttcaacgAAATGTAGCTACTAAtgttttagaaaaaaaaaacgatttTTCTGTAGAGGAACAAATGTCCAATGATGAAGTGATTCGATTTTTTGaggataataaaaatatgaatatagataaattatataatttaattaaaaatatcagTAGACAAAAAATTGATGAACGAAGAAAAATtgtagaaaatgaaaaattttttaatatccttgaagaaatagaaaatcgtattaatattatgaatactcgatatttatgtaatttttcattacgATTAGTTAGTATATCTATcaataatgaagaaatcaaaaaattattaacaaaaattagcgaacatttattaaaaaaagtaaatgtAAGTCCTCGTGATTTAGTTGGAACATGTTATGCTTTAAgtttatgtaataatatgaatgaatatttttttgagcatattaaaaaagaaactaTTGCTAACATAGATGCTTACACACCTACATTATTAACCCAATTATTAGAAAGTATGAGATTATCTCAAAATTTAGATGTTGAACTAACCAATTTAATAGTTGAAAAAATGTGTGAAGAAATTGATCGATTCACTACTAAAGATGTAACATTAGCTTTAAAAACTTTATCTATGGCTGGTATTCCACGTGGATTTTTAATTCGTCGTTTGTGCAATCTtgtttttgataatatatctcattttcattattccGCACtagttaatattatatataatttaactAAGCTAAAATTTACAACAGCAAATCATATAGAcgtaatatataaaaatgtggaagaacatttatataactgTAATGTTAATACATTATctgaattattatatacattttatatgaacgatataaatgatgaaaataaaataaaaaaaatttttgaaaatattaattacaacaattttaatacagCAAAAACTGCAGTTATCATTGATTTTATACATGCAGCAACTTATTATAATagttatatagaaaaagaaaaacttttaaatttaattgatatattattcaaaaGAAATGTTCCCAAATCATTAACTTTAATTGCAAAAATAAGAGAacctatatattttctttcagAAAATTCAACGTTTAAATAtgacataaataatatttctcCCTCTTGGTTAAATGCAATGAATGATTTTTTAAGAATAGATCATGAAAAATTACAAGCCCTTAAAACTTTTCATGAAGTACAAAACGTTTTAAATTCAGTTGCTCCAAactttaaattaaattttgttcCTCTGCAAATTACTAATTCCTATTCTGTCGATTTTAtcgaaaatgaaaaaaaaattattatagaTCTTGACACAATTGTTAGACATACATCTTTTCAAATTAAACACAAATATTTCGAAGACTTAGGATATAAAACAGCTAAGATACATTTCTGGAAATGGCGAAAATGTAGATCCGAAAAGGAacaacaaaattatttgtgtgatattttatattctgtTACAGatcaaaagaaaaatgcTGAAGATACAGGTGAAAATTAA
- a CDS encoding apicomplexan amino acid transporter ApiAT8, putative, which produces MSESYCTKVLNFLKGMRLKSNPNLPGAKQETPFNINRVFLLIIILIYTATSACIYFDWTAIRNLLLSVGKYKHLNIGEHDDITLSPQYKKINNLYPMTLAIHFTMSVFCGFLYDHIGPKFTAMIGQAFNILSWIFLSIDTTKIDTTLIGFVFLGLGADTAFIPILTVTNLFPDISTFIMTVIGAAASLSYAVPATLNFIYKKYPDLPFYYICYGYIFTILIPCLLIALFLLPVKPFKGLDYYLENGQGSDKTTVEQIGSASDVEMQPRSIQNGNTDISNNVNKNERTKNIIEGKDFHKQSIMLFFKVLLSYPSICVIVYFILFNISTVFYAMVTDIYFSYNKSLINMINILMPLSFIPCIIFGRFINKYGAAIIIILMNACSALMHLTALIQHQVAGVISVFLYMCVASIYTSQIYCFLSRAFPSVVFGKLVGITSLFGGMFSLFCEKLYDNILISNENKNDPTTISILLAICFIVMFLPLSILYTRNYEKNIEAESSEQNQIQA; this is translated from the coding sequence ATGAGCGAATCATATTGTACAAAAGTTCTGAACTTCCTTAAAGGCATGCGCCTTAAATCCAATCCAAACTTACCTGGCGCAAAACAAGAAACaccatttaatattaatagagtttttttactaataataatattaatatatacagcAACATCagcatgtatatattttgattgGACAGCAATAcgaaatttattattaagtgttggaaaatataaacatttaaatattgGTGAACATGATGATATAACATTATCACcacaatataaaaaaataaataatttatatcctATGACATTAGCTATACATTTTACAATGTCTGTTTTTTGtggatttttatatgatcaTATTGGGCCCAAATTTACAGCAATGATTGGACAAGCATTTAATATACTCTCAtggatatttttatcaattgaCACGACAAAAATAGATACGACATTAATTggttttgtatttttaggGTTAGGAGCAGATACTGCATTTATACCAATACTTACAGttacaaatttatttccaGATATATCAACATTTATAATGACAGTGATTGGTGCTGCTGCATCTTTAAGTTATGCTGTCCCAGCtacattaaattttatttataaaaaatatccagatcttccattttattatatttgttatggatatatatttactataCTAATCCCATGTTTATTAattgcattatttttattacctGTAAAACCATTTAAAGGCTTAGATtattatttagaaaatgGACAAGGATCAGATAAAACGACGGTAGAACAAATCGGATCGGCTAGTGATGTAGAAATGCAACCACGTTCAATTCAAAATGGAAACACAGATATTTCAAacaatgtaaataaaaacgaacgtactaaaaatataatagaagGAAAAGATTTTCATAAACAAAGTATTATGTTATTCTTTAAAGTATTATTAAGCTATCCAAGTATTTGTGTAAtcgtatattttatattatttaatatttctacTGTATTTTATGCTATGGTTacagatatatattttagttataataaatcgttaataaatatgattaaCATTTTAATGCCACTATCATTTATCCcatgtattatatttgggcgatttataaataaatatggtgctgcaattattataattcttATGAATGCATGCTCAGCTCTTATGCATTTAACAGCTTTAATTCAACATCAAGTCGCAGGAGTTATttctgtatttttatatatgtgtgtagctagtatatatactagCCAAATATATTGCTTTTTATCAAGAGCTTTCCCTTCAGTTGTTTTTGGAAAACTTGTAGGTATAACAAGCTTATTTGGTGGTatgttttctttattttgtgaAAAGCTTTATgacaatattttaatttcaaatgaaaataaaaatgatccAACCACCATATCAATACTATTAGCTATTTGCTTTATTGTTATGTTTTTACCATTAagcattttatatactagaaattatgaaaaaaatattgaggCAGAAAGTTCAGAACAAAATCAAATTCAAGCCTGA